In Flavobacterium endoglycinae, one DNA window encodes the following:
- a CDS encoding SPW repeat protein, translating to MSSIDYNQSQAGKRYLIPILMLIVPFLFKLSHSSVESIILYSASATLILNGMITKCGTGFIRVMPLNVYLLLYVLTGMFLAVSPWILNFSHRIFMPHLILGTAAIIHGLKRRSEFEEHSYEE from the coding sequence ATGTCATCTATAGATTATAATCAATCACAAGCAGGAAAAAGATACCTCATTCCCATTCTCATGCTCATCGTTCCATTTCTTTTTAAACTATCTCACTCATCAGTAGAAAGTATTATACTTTACAGTGCATCTGCAACTCTGATTTTAAATGGAATGATAACCAAATGTGGTACTGGATTTATTAGGGTAATGCCATTAAACGTGTATCTGCTTCTTTATGTATTGACAGGTATGTTTTTGGCAGTGTCACCTTGGATACTGAATTTCTCACATCGTATATTCATGCCTCATTTAATATTGGGAACAGCTGCCATAATTCATGGTCTTAAACGCCGTTCCGAGTTTGAGGAACATTCATATGAGGAATAG
- a CDS encoding sensor histidine kinase: MKQKKENNQEKKLKSEKTDFWKARSELAMSINNASIDGMIALDTDFKIISCNTVIETWTGFLRDDIIDKPFFSVFSEANKTVFNTAFENVLEGRKFFLPPDDFYLKGHFETHVVPLQNCSGEINGILQIIHDVSHRFKAEDQLRELNDQLLLKYTELQYANEEMATFAKIAAHDLMEPVRKIYMFAEQIKKNEAVNLSDSGKGNVRRMQTSLQRLGLLMDDIVSFLTLSTSKKEMQHVDLNSILSKVLDGLRHEIQAAGLLINVGTLPVIKGHSNALEQIFRQLISNVIKFIRKDVVPELLITCEKVLGKEISFKEARPNESYYCIAFKDNGIGFESRFSERIFELFQQLHPHGAYKGSGKGLAIALKAARLHKGFIKADSEPGQGSTFYCYLSQ; encoded by the coding sequence ATGAAACAGAAAAAAGAAAATAATCAAGAAAAAAAATTAAAATCTGAAAAAACCGACTTTTGGAAAGCCAGAAGCGAACTGGCAATGAGTATTAATAATGCAAGTATTGACGGAATGATCGCCCTTGATACTGATTTTAAAATCATCAGCTGTAATACAGTTATCGAAACATGGACAGGTTTTTTGCGTGATGATATAATCGACAAACCTTTTTTCAGCGTATTTTCAGAAGCCAATAAAACAGTTTTTAATACTGCTTTCGAGAATGTTTTGGAAGGAAGAAAGTTTTTTCTGCCCCCTGATGATTTCTACTTAAAAGGACATTTTGAAACACATGTAGTTCCTCTTCAAAATTGTTCTGGAGAAATAAATGGCATTTTACAGATTATTCATGATGTATCCCACAGATTTAAAGCCGAAGATCAGCTGAGAGAACTGAATGACCAATTGCTTTTAAAGTATACAGAGTTACAGTATGCTAATGAAGAAATGGCAACATTTGCCAAAATCGCTGCTCATGATTTGATGGAACCTGTTCGAAAAATCTACATGTTTGCTGAACAGATAAAAAAGAATGAAGCCGTAAATTTATCCGACAGCGGCAAAGGAAATGTCAGACGAATGCAGACTAGTCTTCAGCGTTTAGGACTCCTTATGGATGATATTGTTAGTTTCCTTACACTGAGCACTTCCAAGAAAGAAATGCAGCATGTTGATCTTAATTCGATTCTGTCAAAAGTGCTAGACGGTTTACGTCATGAAATACAAGCAGCAGGTTTATTAATTAACGTAGGAACACTTCCAGTTATAAAAGGACATTCGAATGCATTAGAGCAGATTTTCAGACAGCTGATATCGAATGTTATTAAATTTATCCGAAAAGATGTCGTTCCTGAACTTTTAATTACCTGCGAGAAAGTTTTGGGAAAAGAAATTTCTTTTAAAGAAGCTCGTCCTAATGAAAGCTATTATTGTATTGCGTTTAAAGATAATGGGATTGGGTTTGAATCCAGATTTAGCGAGCGTATTTTTGAGTTGTTCCAGCAGCTTCATCCGCATGGTGCCTACAAAGGAAGTGGAAAAGGATTGGCGATCGCTCTTAAAGCTGCCCGGCTGCATAAAGGATTTATAAAGGCCGATAGTGAACCTGGTCAGGGAAGTACTTTTTACTGTTACCTTTCTCAATAA
- a CDS encoding PAS domain-containing sensor histidine kinase — protein MKKHKSLHETNIKPKTDRLSTEKQLQLLQTIIDNSLDIIQVFQSVRDQNNKIVDFIWIMNNKGGVAQNGDVIGSSLLSKNPGVIPSGIFDKMVSVVETGEPVQHEQYYHYEQFEGWFYQALVKSDDGLVMTSRDISKQKKAEQGMREQSHFINSITEMMPDVVSVVEFPSRNILYANRDTLTWIGFEVDEIQKMPFKDRIKLFHPEDISAIQEFYERFHTLKDREENKVEYRIKDNNEQWVIISLRGQVFARDKNNNPSQLLFVAQNITAQKNAEKEILSLKDEIAEHAEDKYRTLFNSIDEGFLIHEMVRDEEDRAVNFRLMEVNPAFTRQTGLGNDTVGKLATEFLPNLEKSWIDTYDRVARSGVAERVENYNQATQRWYNVHVSRVGHGNRQVAVLFDDITERKESERILQENQFQLKDLLKQRSEFIVVASHELKTPVTSIKAYAEIVQERLEEIGNLEDSVLLGKLNEQIDRLTILINNLLDITKIEQGKMPIHFEYLALDTILEERIQEIQRTTNHKIELIIEQPLQVKGDKQRIEQVITNLLSNSVKYSPKESLITVESNTGENDVTISIADEGYGIPEKDLDKVFDKFFRVTTNNMDTFPGMGLGLYLAAQIVLEHGGRIWVESIEGKGSVFYFTLPLIN, from the coding sequence ATGAAGAAACATAAATCGTTACATGAGACGAACATCAAGCCTAAAACAGATCGTCTTAGTACAGAAAAACAGTTACAGCTTTTACAAACTATCATCGATAATTCGCTTGATATTATTCAGGTATTTCAATCAGTTAGAGATCAAAATAATAAAATAGTCGATTTTATCTGGATTATGAATAACAAGGGAGGCGTAGCCCAAAACGGTGACGTTATTGGCTCTTCATTACTGTCTAAAAATCCAGGTGTGATCCCGAGTGGTATTTTTGATAAAATGGTCAGTGTAGTTGAAACCGGCGAACCCGTACAGCATGAACAGTATTATCATTATGAACAGTTTGAAGGCTGGTTTTATCAAGCACTTGTAAAATCTGATGATGGATTGGTAATGACCAGCCGTGATATTTCCAAACAGAAAAAAGCAGAACAGGGAATGAGAGAGCAATCTCATTTTATAAATAGTATTACAGAAATGATGCCCGATGTTGTATCAGTAGTTGAGTTTCCTTCTAGAAATATTCTTTATGCCAACCGCGATACGCTTACCTGGATAGGTTTTGAAGTAGATGAAATACAAAAAATGCCTTTTAAAGACCGTATTAAATTGTTTCATCCTGAGGATATATCTGCCATTCAAGAATTTTATGAACGATTTCATACTCTTAAAGACAGGGAGGAAAATAAAGTAGAATATCGCATTAAAGATAATAATGAACAATGGGTCATAATTTCGCTGAGAGGACAAGTATTTGCCAGAGATAAAAATAATAATCCTAGCCAGCTGTTGTTTGTTGCACAAAATATAACAGCTCAAAAAAATGCAGAAAAAGAAATATTAAGCTTAAAAGACGAAATAGCAGAACATGCTGAAGATAAATACCGTACGCTTTTTAATTCAATTGATGAAGGATTTTTAATCCATGAGATGGTGAGAGATGAAGAAGATAGAGCTGTCAACTTTAGATTGATGGAAGTAAACCCTGCATTTACACGTCAGACAGGATTAGGAAATGACACTGTAGGGAAACTTGCCACCGAGTTTTTACCGAACCTCGAAAAATCCTGGATTGATACTTATGACAGAGTGGCCCGAAGCGGCGTGGCGGAGCGTGTTGAAAATTATAACCAAGCAACCCAGCGATGGTATAATGTTCATGTTTCGAGAGTAGGTCATGGAAACCGACAGGTGGCTGTATTATTTGACGACATTACAGAACGTAAGGAATCTGAAAGAATACTTCAGGAAAACCAATTCCAGTTAAAAGATCTGCTTAAACAACGCAGTGAATTTATCGTTGTAGCCAGTCATGAACTCAAAACACCCGTAACCAGTATAAAAGCTTATGCAGAAATCGTACAAGAAAGACTTGAGGAAATAGGAAATCTTGAAGATAGTGTGCTGCTTGGTAAACTAAACGAGCAGATTGATCGTCTTACCATACTGATTAATAATCTTCTGGATATTACTAAAATTGAACAAGGAAAAATGCCGATTCATTTCGAATATCTGGCTCTAGATACTATTTTAGAAGAGAGAATACAGGAAATCCAGAGAACTACTAATCATAAAATTGAATTGATTATTGAACAACCGTTACAGGTAAAAGGAGATAAACAGCGCATTGAACAAGTAATAACCAATCTCTTGTCTAATTCGGTAAAATACTCCCCAAAAGAATCTCTTATAACTGTTGAAAGTAATACTGGAGAAAATGATGTTACGATAAGCATTGCAGACGAAGGCTACGGAATTCCAGAAAAGGATCTTGATAAAGTTTTCGACAAATTCTTTCGTGTCACAACCAATAATATGGATACTTTTCCAGGTATGGGATTAGGATTGTATTTGGCTGCTCAAATTGTGCTAGAGCATGGAGGCAGAATATGGGTAGAGAGTATAGAAGGTAAAGGATCTGTATTTTATTTTACTTTACCGTTAATAAACTAG
- a CDS encoding response regulator: MTNKKKVILTEDDSAIQDAIRMILQSAGYAVTVFSNGDNLVKGNYDIPDLFILDKQLSGVDGLDVCSLIKSKPDTAKVPIIIISASPQVAPAAFKAGANAFLEKPFKRREMLELVNGLIT; this comes from the coding sequence ATGACAAATAAAAAAAAAGTAATATTAACAGAAGATGATTCGGCTATTCAAGATGCCATTAGGATGATTTTGCAAAGTGCAGGTTATGCAGTAACGGTATTTTCAAATGGAGATAATCTGGTAAAAGGTAATTATGATATTCCAGATTTATTTATTCTTGATAAACAATTATCAGGCGTAGACGGATTAGACGTCTGCAGTTTGATAAAAAGTAAGCCTGATACTGCAAAAGTTCCTATCATAATAATATCGGCAAGTCCACAAGTAGCACCTGCAGCTTTTAAAGCAGGAGCAAATGCTTTTTTAGAAAAACCTTTTAAAAGACGCGAAATGCTGGAACTCGTTAATGGTCTTATTACATAA